A DNA window from Brassica napus cultivar Da-Ae chromosome A4, Da-Ae, whole genome shotgun sequence contains the following coding sequences:
- the LOC111215083 gene encoding endoglucanase 11-like, producing MTVKEIHRNKRWHFLLLILITMSSAASLIGVSLEKDVGAFDYGEALSKSLLYFEAQRSGRLPYNQRVTWRDHSGLTDGLEQGVDLVGGYHDAGDHVKFGLPMAFTVTMLSWSVIEYGDSLASTGELSHALEAIKWGTDYFIKAHTSPNVLWAEVGDGDTDHYCWQRPEDMTTSRRAFKIDENNPGSDLAGETAAAMAAASIVFRTTNPHYSHLLLHHAQQLFEFGDKYRGKYDESLRVVKSYYASVSGYMDELLWGATWLYRATDNDHYISYVVDMAHQLGGLSWAMSEFSWDVKFAGVQLLASMLIKEEQHKQHSKIIQQYKSKADHYLCSILNKNINGTNVQRTPAGLLYVRQWNNMQYVSTASFLLTVYSDYLRKSNSDLQCHEGTVTPDEMIVFAKSQIDYILGSNPMKTSYLVGYGPKYPTRVHHRGASIASYKDYKGFIGCTQGYDYWYGRPEPNPSVLVGALVGGPDHRDEFVDRRDNYVQTEACTYNTAPLVGVFARLIELEEQTLEEEDVSLVATYKK from the exons ATGACAGTGAAGGAGATTCACCGAAACAAGCGATGGCATTTTCTCCTCCTTATTCTGATCACTATGTCCTCCGCCGCGTCGTTGATAGGTGTTTCTTTGGAAAAAGACGTCGGAGCGTTCGACTACGGTGAAGCATTGTCTAAAAGCTTACTCTACTTCGAAGCTCAGAGATCAGGTCGACTTCCGTACAACCAGCGCGTGACTTGGCGTGATCACTCTGGTCTCACTGATGGTCTCGAGCAAGGG GTGGATTTAGTGGGAGGATATCACGACGCCGGAGACCATGTTAAATTCGGACTTCCGATGGCTTTCACGGTGACTATGTTGTCGTGGAGTGTAATAGAGTACGGTGACTCACTCGCTTCAACCGGCGAGTTATCTCACGCACTTGAAGCTATCAAATGGGGAACCGATTACTTCATCAAGGCACACACAAGTCCAAATGTTCTATGGGCTGAAGTAGGCGACGGTGACACTGATCACTACTGTTGGCAAAGACCGGAGGACATGACAACTTCACGGCGAGCTTTCAAGATCGACGAGAATAATCCGGGATCAGATCTCGCCGGAGAAACCGCCGCGGCTATGGCTGCAGCTTCTATCGTTTTCCGCACAACAAACCCACATTACTCTCACCTTCTCTTGCACCATGCTCAACAA TTATTTGAGTTTGGAGACAAGTACAGAGGAAAATACGATGAGAGTCTAAGAGTTGTTAAAAGTTATTATGCCTCGGTGAGTGGTTACATGGACGAGCTTTTATGGGGTGCAACGTGGCTTTATCGAGCCACCGACAATGATCATTATATCAGTTATGTGGTTGACATGGCTCACCAACTAGGTGGCCTTTCTTGGGCTATGTCCGAGTTTAGCTGGGACGTAAAGTTCGCTGGCGTTCAACTCCTCGCTTCCATG TTGATAAAAGAAGAACAGCACAAGCAACACTCGAAAATCATACAACAATACAAATCAAAGGCGGATCATTATCTATGCTCAATTCTAAACAAGAACATCAACGGCACAAACGTCCAACGAACTCCGGCCGGTTTACTCTACGTCCGTCAATGGAACAACATGCAATACGTTTCCACCGCATCATTCCTCCTAACCGTATATTCCGATTATCTCCGAAAATCAAACTCCGATCTCCAGTGTCATGAAGGAACTGTGACTCCTGATGAGATGATCGTGTTTGCGAAATCCCAAATAGACTACATTTTAGGATCAAACCCGATGAAAACAAGTTATCTAGTCGGATACGGTCCGAAATATCCGACTAGGGTTCATCATAGAGGTGCATCAATCGCTTCGTATAAAGATTACAAAGGATTCATTGGATGCACTCAAGGATATGATTATTGGTACGGGCGTCCCGAGCCAAATCCAAGTGTTTTAGTCGGGGCTTTGGTTGGAGGACCGGATCACCGAGATGAGTTTGTTGACCGGAGGGATAACTACGTTCAAACCGAGGCTTGTACGTATAATACTGCCCCTTTGGTTGGTGTTTTTGCGAGACTTATAGAGCTTGAAGAGCAAAcacttgaagaagaagatgtgagtTTGGTTGCAACTTATAAGAAATAG
- the LOC125608228 gene encoding receptor like protein 27-like, translated as MFHDGPILESFDVGYNRLIGKLPKSLIHCSFLGLLNVEHNGIKDAFPFWLKALPNLQVLTLSSNKFYDLVDLQYKGLYVEQVKALTFYRAINLSENRFLGQIPESIGLEELIALNFSNGLKTLSFPETNSPGLFLMDSRHSREIPQGTQITGQPKSSFEGNERLCMASIQHVKQEDKEGEMLSWEAVTIGYALGLLFGVAIYQVIASYTSVHTRRSGSSK; from the exons ATGTTCCATGATGGTCCCATTCTAGAGTCATTTGATGTTGGCTACAATCGACTAATCGGGAAGCTACCAAAGTCTCTTATCCACTGCTCCTTTTTAGGGCTTTTAAACGTTGAACACAATGGAATCAAAGACGCTTTTCCTTTCTGGCTCAAGGCTTTGCCTAATTTACAAGTCCTTACCCTCAGCTCAAACAAATTCTATG ATCTTGTAGATTTACAATACAAAGGTCTATATGTGGAGCAAGTGAAAGCCCTCACTTTCTACAGGGCCATTAACTTGTCTGAAAACAGATTCCTAGGACAGATTCCTGAATCTATAGGTCTTGAAGAACTGATTGCGCTCAACTTCTCAAACGGACTCAAGACACTCTCGTTTCCAGAAACCAACTCTCCGGGATTATTCCTAATGGACTCAAGACACTCTC GTGAAATACCACAAGGAACACAAATTACTGGACAACCAAAATCCTCCTTTGAAGGGAATGAACGGCTTTGTATGGCGTCAATACAGCACGTGAAGcaagaagacaaagaaggagAGATGCTGAGTTGGGAAGCAGTGACTATAGGATATGCTCTTGGTCTGTTGTTTGGAGTGGCAATATATCAAGTGATTGCTTCATACACAAGTGTTCATACAAGGCGGAGTGGCTCGTCAAAATAA